Proteins found in one Zea mays cultivar B73 chromosome 1, Zm-B73-REFERENCE-NAM-5.0, whole genome shotgun sequence genomic segment:
- the LOC100286054 gene encoding Aspartic proteinase PCS1 precursor, which translates to MEMEPILLLCLSLLAHGAEPACREARFTGTVLPLMRVQQLVLPPTTHSPPPNRLRFRHDVSLTVPVAVGAPPQNVTMVLDTGSELSWLRCNGSRVPSTPPPQAPAAFNGSASSTYAAAHCSSPECQWRGRDLPVPPFCAGPPSNSCRVSLSYADASSADGILAADTFLLGGAPPVRALFGCVTSYSSATATNSSDSEAATGLLGMNRGSLSFVTQTATLRFAYCIAPGDGPGLLVLGGDGAALAPQLNYTPLIQISRPLPYFDRVAYSVQLEGIRVGAALLPIPKSVLAPDHTGAGQTMVDSGTQFTFLLADAYAPLKGEFLNQTSALLAPLGESDFVFQGAFDACFRASEARVAAASQMLPEVGLVLRGAEVAVGGEKLLYRVPGERRGEGGAEAVWCLTFGNSDMAGMSAYVIGHHHQQNVWVEYDLQNGRVGFAPARCDLATATQRLRARA; encoded by the coding sequence ATGGAGATGGAGCCGATCCTCCTCCTCTGCCTCTCTCTTCTTGCCCACGGGGCGGAGCCGGCGTGCAGAGAGGCCAGGTTCACGGGGACAGTTCTCCCGCTGATGAGGGTGCAGCAGCTGGTGCTGCCGCCTACTACACATTCACCGCCGCCGAACAGGCTACGGTTCCGCCACGACGTCAGCCTGACCGTGCCGGTGGCCGTGGGCGCGCCGCCACAGAACGTCACGATGGTGCTCGACACCGGCAGCGAGCTCTCCTGGCTGCGCTGCAACGGGAGCCGCGTGCCGTCCACGCCGCCGCCACAGGCTCCGGCAGCGTTCAACGGCTCGGCTTCGTCCACGTACGCCGCCGCCCACTGCTCGTCGCCGGAGTGCCAGTGGCGCGGCCGCGACCTCCCCGTCCCGCCGTTCTGCGCCGGGCCGCCGTCCAACTCCTGCCGCGTCTCCCTCTCCTACGCCGACGCCTCGTCCGCCGACGGCATCCTGGCTGCCGACACGTTCCTCCTCGGCGGGGCGCCGCCCGTGCGCGCGCTCTTCGGCTGCGTCACCTCCTACTCGTCCGCCACTGCCACCAACTCCTCGGACTCGGAGGCGGCGACGGGCCTCCTCGGCATGAACCGGGGCAGCCTGTCCTTCGTGACGCAGACTGCCACCCTCCGCTTCGCCTACTGCATTGCCCCAGGGGACGGGCCCGGCCTCCtcgtcctcggcggcgacggcgcCGCCCTGGCGCCGCAGCTAAACTACACGCCGCTGATACAGATCTCGCGGCCTCTGCCGTACTTCGACCGGGTGGCCTACTCCGTGCAGCTGGAGGGCATCCGCGTGGGCGCCGCGCTGCTCCCCATCCCCAAGTCCGTGCTCGCGCCGGACCACACGGGCGCGGGCCAGACCATGGTGGACTCCGGCACGCAGTTCACGTTCCTCCTCGCTGACGCCTACGCGCCGCTCAAGGGCGAGTTCCTGAACCAGACCAGCGCGCTCCTGGCCCCGCTCGGCGAGTCCGACTTCGTGTTCCAGGGCGCGTTCGACGCCTGCTTCCGCGCATCGGAGGCGCGGGTGGCCGCGGCGAGCCAGATGCTCCCGGAGGTGGGCCTCGTCCTCCGCGGCGCGGAGGTGGCGGTCGGCGGGGAGAAGCTCCTGTACAGGGTGCCTGGCGAGCGTCGCGGTGAGGGCGGCGCCGAGGCGGTGTGGTGCCTGACGTTCGGGAACTCGGATATGGCGGGCATGTCGGCGTACGTGATCGGCCACCACCACCAGCAGAACGTCTGGGTGGAGTACGACCTTCAGAATGGCCGCGTTGGCTTTGCACCCGCGCGCTGCGACCTCGCCACCGCCACCCAGCGCCTCCGCGCCCGAGCATAG